From the Candidatus Atribacteria bacterium genome, the window GTAGACTATGCTTAAGATTGATAATTTGAATGTTTTTTTTGGTGGCATACATGCCTTAAAAGGAATTTCATTTAATGTTCCCATTGGGAAAATTGTCACCTTAATCGGAGCAAATGGTGCAGGTAAAAGCACTACTTTAAGAACCATCTGTGGCTTGATTAAACCGCAGGAAGGCAAAATAAAGTTTAATAATAACGAAATAACCAATATTCCTACGAACAAGATTGTTCAAAAAGGTGTTGCACTCATTCCGGAAGGAAGGAAAATATTCCCTAATTTAACCGTTCAGGAAAATTTAAACTTAGGTGCTTTTGCCCGGAGCGACACCAGTGAAATTGAAAAAGACCTGGCATGGGTTTATGAGTTGTTTCCTCGAGTAAAAGAAAGATTATGGCAAAAAGGTGGTACACTGTCAGGTGGAGAACAACAGATGTTAGCTATTTCCCGGGGACTAATGTCACGGCCAAAACTGTTAATGATGGATGAGCCTTCATTGGGCTTGGCGCCTTTATTAGTGAAGGAAATTTTTGATATTATTAAAAAAATTCAAGAGGATGGCATAACGGTTTTATTAATTGAACAAAATGCTTTTGCTGCCTTGAAAATTGCTGATTATGCTTATGTTTTGGAGACCGGGAAGATTGTTTTGCAAGGAACCGGAGAAGAGCTTTTAAAAGACGAGAGAGTAAAAAAAGCTTATCTCGGAGAATAAAATTATCGAGGATAAATTATATAGATTCCCTTAAAAGCAAATCATTTTTTATTATTTTACCGTAATTAGCCAGGAAGTTTTTCGCGTGTAAGGGCTATTTTTGTCAAGAGCAGTAATATTAACAATATAAGACTTTTTAATTAAAGGTTTTAGAACATCAGGGGCAAAAGAAATTTCTCGATTTTCTAGGCTAAAATCAAATTTTACTTTTGCCCCTCCCAATTTCATAGATAAAGTTTCTACATCATAATTATCATCTTCTAAAATTGCCCCTATTTTGACAAGTTGGTTAGTTTCTATTGTACCGTCATAAGGGAAGATATGTGAAATACAAAAAGGTCGTTGATTTAATATCTGGATAAAAGAATTAAAGGAATTTTGACCAAAAATTATTTGTCGATTTAGAGAAAGGGGATCGGCATTAAGAGTATTATTCATACTATTCGCATTTAGAATTCCTTCATAATCTGCCTGGATAACTACATCTTTTACTGAAGAGCTGTAAATGCCATAGGGATAGGCGAAGAATTTTACTTTTTCTCCTATTTTACTTTCTAAAATTTCTTTTGACAAAATAATTTCCTTTCTAATTCGATCCAGATAAGTCTCATAATTTTCGTTTTCCTGATATTTCAAGAGGTTGCAATGGCTTAAGGTATGTGAACCAATTTCTATGTTATTTTTAGTCATCTCTTTAATTTCTTTCCAGGTAAGACTATAGCTATTTCTTTCGATGAAATTGGTGTACAGGAAGAGAGTAGCTGGAAAGTTATATTTTTTCAAGATAGGGTAGGCTAAAGTGTACGTAGATTTAAAACCATCGTCAATGGTAATTACAATTGTTTTTGCAGGAAGCTGACCATTTCTTAGTCCTTTAAGTAGTTCAGAAAGAGAGATTACCGAATAATGATGAGCAGCTAAATAATTCATCTGATTTTCAAAGTTAGTGATATTTATTTTATAACTATCCCCTTCTCCTGCAGTGAAATCATGATAAGTTAAAATAGTGATAAGGGTATCTTCCTGAGCATAAGCAGTATTTTTTGTAATTAAAAAATTACTCTGATAAAACAAGAGAAAAATTACCATAAAGGCAGCTATAAATAATCGGAACGGTGATGGTAATTTATA encodes:
- a CDS encoding ABC transporter ATP-binding protein, which translates into the protein MLKIDNLNVFFGGIHALKGISFNVPIGKIVTLIGANGAGKSTTLRTICGLIKPQEGKIKFNNNEITNIPTNKIVQKGVALIPEGRKIFPNLTVQENLNLGAFARSDTSEIEKDLAWVYELFPRVKERLWQKGGTLSGGEQQMLAISRGLMSRPKLLMMDEPSLGLAPLLVKEIFDIIKKIQEDGITVLLIEQNAFAALKIADYAYVLETGKIVLQGTGEELLKDERVKKAYLGE
- a CDS encoding polysaccharide deacetylase family protein, translated to MFLYQENLLAFSIKKYKLPSPFRLFIAAFMVIFLLFYQSNFLITKNTAYAQEDTLITILTYHDFTAGEGDSYKINITNFENQMNYLAAHHYSVISLSELLKGLRNGQLPAKTIVITIDDGFKSTYTLAYPILKKYNFPATLFLYTNFIERNSYSLTWKEIKEMTKNNIEIGSHTLSHCNLLKYQENENYETYLDRIRKEIILSKEILESKIGEKVKFFAYPYGIYSSSVKDVVIQADYEGILNANSMNNTLNADPLSLNRQIIFGQNSFNSFIQILNQRPFCISHIFPYDGTIETNQLVKIGAILEDDNYDVETLSMKLGGAKVKFDFSLENREISFAPDVLKPLIKKSYIVNITALDKNSPYTRKTSWLITVK